The segment GCCATCGTTTTCACCGCTATCTCCGGGTAGGCTCCCGCGGCGCTTTCGCCGCTGAGCATGACGCAGTCTGTCCCGTCGAGGACGGCGTTTGCCACGTCGGTGGCTTCGGCTCGGGTGGGACGCGGTGACTTGATCATAGACTCGAGCATCTGAGTGGCTGTGACCACCGGTTTGCCAGCGAGGTTGCACTTGTAGATCATCATCTTTTGAGCCAAGAAGATCTTCTCTATCGGTATCTCCATCCCGAGATCACCACGAGCAACCATGAACGCATCTGTTTCACGCAAGATCTCGTCGAAGTTCAGCACTCCTTCCTGGTTCTCAAcctttaaaataatcaaaaaaatcagataacttactccctccatttcattttaattgttgtTATAAGTTTATGCATACATATTaacaaaacatatgattttgtatatttctaagataaaaacacaattacctatacgtctaaccatatttcaaccaatagaaaaataaaataaaaatttcattttaataaattttgcattgaaactctaaaaccacacttattttgaaacaatttttttttctacaataaCAATTAAATCAAAACGGAGGGAGTGTTAAATAAGGTGTGTGTGTGAGCGTTGTTGTTACCTTTGACATCAACATTATACTCTTGGAATGCGAACCAAGTACTTTCCTGACATTAACAAGATCCGAACCTTTGCGAACAAAGGAGAGAGCAATCATGTCGATTTTGTTTGGAACTCCCCATTTAAGAATGTCTTCCACATCCTTCTCGGTCAACGTTGGGAGATCAACAACGACACCGGGGAGATTCACGTTCTTTCTCTCTCCCAGCATCGCTGTGTTTTCACACCGACACCGTACGGTTCCAGACTCTGGATCGCATGACAATACAGCTAAGCTTATGCTTCCGTCAGCGCATAGTATGGTGTGTCCTGGCTGCACATCCACCGGCAGCTTTTTGTAGCTCATGGAAATCGTCTTCTCATCACCCTTGATCTCGTAGTCGGTGCTGATAGTGATCTCCTGGCCTTCCTTGAGCTGTATAGGGTTCCCATCTTTCAAGAAACCGGTACGAATCTCAGGCCCCTGTGGTAATAAGTATAACATGACCCCATCATATACTGAACCGTTGTAAACAAAGACTACTAATAAAATGTTCTAGTTTCATCTTATTTCCGTTTTCATACTAAAATGTCCAATCCTCATACTCAAGTTTCTTAAtttagaggctgaagcttttcATGGAGTAAGGAACACAACCTAAACAGACATATTCATGATCTTAGTTCATAAAAGtaagagagaaagatgaaacCTTTGTGTCAAGCATAACAGCAGCGAGGATGCCTGTGTTCTGCATAGCTTCACGGAGATTGTCAAGAGTCTCCTGATGGTACTCATGGCTACCATGAGAGAAGTTGAAACGAGCAACATTCATTCCTGCTCTGAGAAGCTTCTCAATCATGGGAACAGAGCGAGAGGCAGGACCTAAAGTGCAAACAATCTTAGTCTTTGGAGTCCTCCCATCATCAGGCAGCTCCTTCAATATCCCTTCAATGTCTATGTTcgacatttttcttttttcaaccTGATATTATCATCATACATACCCTATCAATCAATCTTCCATAAAGGATCTAACTTTATCAGATCAGAGAGCAGAGATCATCATAACTAATAAAAGTCCACGTTTTTAAAACAAGCGAAAAGGACGGGACTTTTGAGATTCAACGAACGGAATGAAATAGATATTATTGGTGATCTGATGAACGGTGACGATTTATGTTGAGGGATCTAACGAAGAGATGATCGGAGAGGATTGGATCTTACCTGAAAAACGCTGCTTCTGTCTGTTTTTGGAGTGTGAGAGCTGCCGGCGACTCGAAAATGTTTATGAAGAGAGTTTATAACGGCGTGCAGTAAATGCCACGTggattatttaaattattctaGCCAATGGGGatttttttaacactaaacCCTCCCAAAGAAAATGTCTGCCCCTTCGAAGTCTggatattattcaaaattaacTTTTGTTGAAAGTTTAATTATCTAACTAGCAACATGCTGTGAACATAGGACTACGATTATTCTAACGGAAGAATATGCTTTTGGATCTAAGTGCTATTCTTAAGcgtatttttctttgttaagccttctatctttttttttagacaagtgttatgattttgttttaatagtattgattttgattttaagaaatttttggattgaaactttttttttacatcttgTTGACTGAATTCATTTATGCTTTTTTAGTTCCATGAATTTGATTGAACTAAGGAAGctcatttctttttttattctacgaattattagtatatatttctccatggtacaatcttttcttttttataagtTCCTTGAGTTTGTTTTCTGTTCTTATGAAAATTGAGAAGACATACTTGGAAACAatacctttttcttttccttcagACACTTTTGGAATGATCAAGGAGCCATTTGTTGtctttatattttaacttaAGAGAGACACTAGGAGACTATTCTTATTTAGTTATTcgaattctaaaaaaaatgaaagcaaCTAGATATTAATGAAACCGCCTAGTTGATCTCAAGTTTCTTAATTCCAAGAATCTGTTAGGGGTGGCTTTTTACATATGTTAGAACCTTTTCTATCAATAAAATACAGAGTTTCTTTTCACTCAAGTTGTGGTTCAGAGACAGCAAGAGTGTAGCAAGTGGCAACCGGGAGCAAACTTCCCTGTAAAATTTAGCAACGTATTGCAATCAGCTAATCATAAGAATTTTACATAGAGTTACAGAAAAGAGACAAACCCACCCCCTTCCACTAAGCCTCTCAAACAACTCTTAAAGCAGTAGTAAGCTTTGGGTAATTTGCCACTATGATGTCACAAATCTATTAAGCGGGTAGATGCTGGTTTGGCCACTTTACCGAAACATATGGCTGAAGAATCCACATGCAAACacgttttcttctttttggatTCATTTGATTCAGTTTTCATATTAACCTtccattaaatataaataaccaGGCAGCAAGAGTTACACAAATGCCTCAAAACACAAAAGCAGAGCGCgagaagaaaatataattatggaAGAGAGTGAAATCACATTTGGgtttctctcctttttttttgtggattATACAGAAGTCTTCTGGTCCCCACATAAGTACATACAAACTAGTTACGTGTTTGCAGTCTATATTTTCAGTTCACGTGTAGAGGTTTCTCTCCTCTTTTTCTTCCTGAGCTTCGCGTTTTCGTCTCTGAGCCTACGATCGCTAAAGCCGATCACTTTCTTACTGggttttgcttcttcttccgTAAGATTGAATCTTCTCCTCCTAaaaccctctctctctctctctgtttcgcAACTTGTTAGGTTGTTTTCACGAAAAATGAGCTTTCTTGCGATCCAAGTCTAGTTTGTTTTTTGCTGATTTTAAGTTCGATTGATCGTTTACTTGTCAAAGGGGTATGATTCTCATAGATTGTTTGTTATCATCCGTGTCGTGTCAGTCACAAGAGATGATCTTCCTCTCTATGTATGTATACTGTATGCTTAAGTTGATTGCAAGAAAGCTCAAAGATTTGAATTTCTTTGACACTCTGCATGCAGGATGGATGGTACGATAGGCTCCAAAGGTCTCGTCAAAAAGACCGACCTCGTTAGGATAATCACTGATACACTCATCTCCCTTGGTTTTTTATAACGGCATCGCTACCGACTTAGATAGCCTCTCTGGCGTCAATCTCCTCGACCCCACCATCAAGCACTTTCTCGTATAATGGCAAATACTTGGCTTCTTCTTCTAAGGATAACTCAGCAATTATATGGGaggtatgtatatattaaaccAAACTTTATCTTGCTTTAGCTTCTATTAAAGATTgattgactttttttttaacctcCAGATCAATGCAGAGGGAGGAGAGTTTTCGAGGAAGCATAAACTTGAGGGACACGAGAAGCCAGTTGTACTAGTCTTATGGAGTCCTGACGATAAACAAGTCGTTACATGTGGAGAAAACGAAGTCATCAAGCGATGGGATGTTGGACCTTCAGGACAATGCCTTCAAACCTACGGAACAGTTGATGTTGGTTCCGTTTCCTGTGGATGGCTCCATGACGGTTCAGGTATAATCGGCGCGATGGCAGACAGGCGGATCTATCTGTGGAACTTAGATGGGAGCGAGATTGAGCACGTGCAAGGACGAAGCGGACATAAGCTTTCTGAGGTAGCTATGACGAGTGATGGGAAGTGGCTTGTAAGCGTGGGAAAGGAGCATAATGAGATCTCGCTGTTTGATAGAGAAGCTAGAGATGATGAGAAAGTGATTGTGGTGGACAACATGGTTACCTCGTTCTCGTTTTCGAGAGACAGCAAGTATCTTCTAGTCAATCTCATCACACAGGAGATCCAAGTCTGGATGATTGATGGCGGAGGGGAAGTAGCATGTAAGGTTTCCGAGCTCAAAGGCCACAAGCGTAGGAGGTTTGTTATCAGGTCTTGCTTTGGTGGCTATGATGAAAATTTCATCGCCAGTGGGAGTGAGGATTCTCAGGTAAACACATTTAAGAATGGAACTTAAGAGAGAGAGCGGGAGAGATGGAGAGTGATGTGTTGtctctgttgttgttgttgcaggtaTACATATGGCACAGAGGATTTGAGAGGGAGCCTTGTTGTGTACTGTCAGGACACGGAGGAGCTGTGAACTGTGTGAGTTGGAACCCGACTGATCTTCATATGTTGGCCTCAGGGAGTGACGATAAAACCATCCGGATTTGGGGACTTGACGACGAGTGATGATGACTTCAGCTGCAAGTTTGATTCATTATGTGCGAGTGATGAGCCGGCCCTGGCATGAAGCGAATGAAGCGGTTGCTTGCGGCCGTTTACTTTATCAATAAGTTTCGGCCATAAAAATAACGTCCTCCTTAGTCTAGTGGTAACGCTCACATATCTCATGTTTCTCAGTTCGCGGGTTCGATGAGCAGTTGATACAGCTTCAGCCacaattgttttgttttgcttccGGTCTTATATGTTCTAGGACCGGCTCTGCCTTGGAGTACAATATAAGTAAGATAAGAGCTGGAGTTTTGATTACTAATCGtgagaaacagaaacaaaaaattgCATTTGAGAACAGTTTTGCCCTATTGTTGATGCTTCACTTCTTCTCTTAAGTAACTCTTATTCTCTCTGACTCTCTTGGTTTAGTAATGAACTTTCAATAGAATCTTTATTTGAAGTTGGTTAAATGTTAACTTGAATCGATCGAAGTCTGTGAGTTTGAGGACCGCCTAAAAGCCCTAGCCACGGAAGATCATGGAGAGGGTTTACTTAGCAAACACTCCACTTAACCTCATTTCACTAATAAGCCGTAACATATACATGGGCCGTAAACTGACAAGATATGAAACGTTACAAAAGGCCCATGCTATATTACATTCAAGAAACCTTATTTTAGGCCTCTACTGTGAAATGTAAATAGTGCTAGGTTTACGGGTTGATCCGTTCCGCCTGCTGCAGATTGAAtcatttttaattcaaaaattcTACCATTTGATCTATCGGTTTATCCACTTCTGTTCCGTTTAAATTAGCGGGTAACCCGCGGAATCCACATGTAATAtcaaaagtaataaaataatcattttatatatttttgttactatttttcaaaaatttatttatattcataactttaattattatttatagaaaattatttttttaaaaaaattgtgaattGACAGATATCCACGGTTTAAATTCGACAGACTTACATCTACTCTGCATTCTAAAATATACTGCctcttatatttttcaaatctgcTGATCCGCACACAGGTTACCTACACCCGTAACAGATCAAACAGAACGGAGTCCGTAGGCAAAGAATCAAATTTGCAGGCGTATGGTGTAAATactatatttgataataatgaTGTGCGTACCAACTGCAACAAATAGATCTCAACAATTTTAGACAGCTTAGTTTGTAGTAATACACGGATCAAGACGACTTAATccctaaatatataaacattattGTATGCTTGAACTCaaatgaacaaaatatatagaaaaatatacgTCTGACCTTTTGCGTTTCCACCACACATGAAAGCACTTGctagtttaagtttttttttacaaaattgaaAAGGAAGAATACAAAACAATATTATCCACAGTTAAATAATTGACCATTCTTTTGACTTTATATGTATGAGTAGCAAACACCACACCACGTGGTTGGCAACAGCTTGGCTCATTGAAACGGAAAACAACTTCAAATGAGATGTATCTCTGAAGTTATGGGTTCTTACATTTCTCATCGAAACCGTAAATTATACTATgagatattattaaatatattataaggTTTGACAATTGAACCCATGCTATTTATTAGAACATGTAGAAATGGTATGAATCAACAAGTGTGTCACGTGATGGGCCGGTTTGGAAGTTCCAAATGTAATTTAGTGacttataaaagttataattacTCAACTTAGCGAGTTAGTTAGGACCTTATGGTCGGTTGACAACTACTGATACACATGCATATTGTATTAATTTATTAGTAATCGAAACGATCAATGTGCTTTGTCTCTATTTAACCGACCTCGACCATGCCGCGTATAACCACAAGAAGACatcaaaaagataatttaattatttcataaaatattatattaatttttttaaaattaatatcattaaTCATGAGCATAATATAATCAAGTTGAAAAAAATAGCATAGTGATTAGTGATGCTCTCCTTAAATTCTATTCTGCATGATCTAATCATCTAAGGATTAATGAACAAAGAAAGAGTAATTTTATGGTATTTAACTATTTagtaattaaatagaaaaaaaaataaagaccGTTGGATGGAAGCTGTTCATGGGAAATCGAGCTACGACCTCTTCACGTGGCACAGTCCCATTAGCCCATCTCCCCCGTTTACTCCTCCATCATCgatacatacacacacacacacatgagTGTTGCATGTGGGAGGGTATCTCAGATCCCCACGAACGTCGCTTCTCTTTATAAGATGTGACGAGTTTCTACAACAAAACCCAACTTCACCATCGTCCaagtgtgtgtttgtgtgtgtgacACATTCAAAAGACTTTAAACTTTGATCTTGAATCTAAAGTAAAGAAGAGATGGACAAGTATGAAGTTGTCAAGGACTTGGGAGCTGGGAACTTCGGTGTGGCTCGTCTCCTTAGGCATAAAGAGACTAAGGAGCTCGTTGCCATGAAGTACATCGAGAGAGGTCGCAAGGTTTAGTTCTTGACTTTCTCCTCTCTTTTGggttcaaaaaaatgaaaaccttTTGAATCAAATGACAAATGATGATGTTGGGTTTGCTTGCAGATAGATGAGAATGTGGCGAGAGAGATTATCAATCACAGATCACTTAGGCATCCGAATATCATCCGGTTCAAGGAGGTGGTTTTGACTCCAACTCATCTTGCTATTGTGATGGAGTATGCTTCTGGTGGAGAGCTGTTTGAACGCATCTGTAATGCTGGTAGATTCAGTGAAGCTGAGGTGAGAgacctttctttcttcttcttaataTCCTAAGTTGGGGAGTCTCTTCttggttgtttattttaaagtatCTTTATGTTTTTTCTCAGGCTAGATACTTCTTTCAGCAGCTGATTTGTGGCGTGGATTACTGCCATTCCCTGGTATATgcataacaaaagaaaaaacaaatctcatttctcaaaaaaaaaagacaaatctTATGAAGCTCAAGTAGAGATTTGTTGGTTTTAGTTTTgcatgattgtttttttttttttaaatgcagcAAATATGTCATAGAGATCTGAAGCTTGAGAACACACTACTTGATGGGAGTCCTGCACCACTATTGAAAATCTGTGATTTTGGTTACTCTAAGGTGACTGACATTCATTAGGTCTCCCTTCTTCAAAATTTGTCTTCCCATCTAAATAAGGTCATAATGTTTTTGTGTAGTCATCTCTGCTTCACTCTAGACCTAAGTCAACTGTTGGAACTCCAGCTTACATTGCACCTGAAGTTCTCTCTAGAAGAGAATATGAtggaaaggtaaaaaaaaattactcatGATGACTCTTCAATGGTATGTTTCACTTGTTGATGGGAACGGTTTGGTGATTTGTGTGTTATGCAGAATGCGGATGTTTGGTCTTGTGGTGTGACTCTTTATGTGATGCTGGTTGGAGGGTATCCATTTGAAGACCCTGATGATCCAAGAAACTTCAGGAAAACAATCCAAGTATATTATCTAACCTCAAATTTTCAATTGCTTTTTTCTGGTAACGTTTCTGTTCTTATGGTGTTTGTGAAAAATGTTTCTGCAGCGTATAATGGCTGTACAGTACAAGATCCCGGACTATGTTCACATATCTCAGGAGTGCAAACACCTTCTCTCTCGCATTTTTGTCACTAATCCAGCTAAGGTACCTTTCTCATTTTCTCTGAGTTAAGAccgtttctttattttttatttttttttgactttttgatGAAATGTCACTATAAATATATGCAGAGGATCACACTTAAAGAGATCAAGAAGCATCCGTGGTTCTTGAAGAACTTACCAAAGGAGCTTACGGATTCTGCTCAAGCAGCGTACTACAAGAGAGACAACCCAAGCTTCTCTCTTCAAAGCGTTGAGGACATAATGAAGATCGTTGGAGAAGCAAGGAATCCAGCTCCGTCTTCTAGTGCCGTCAAGGgctttgatgaagatgatgaagacgtggaggaggaagaggaggaggaagaagaagatgatgatgaagaggaggaggaagaggatgaaTATGAGAAGCATGTCAAAGAGGCACATAAGAGCCAAGAGTCTTCTAAAgcttaaagaaaacaaaaaatctcaCGACTCTgttgtttaatattatatattcaatCTCTTATTTATCTCTCTTTCTGTTTATGTGAATTTTGAACATCTCTTTTTATCTATAAGCAATTTGAATCAGAATCAGCCATTTCTCCTATAACATAAAGATAGCATTTTCATAATTCAGGTTCATTACACAAACAGGAACTGCACACCTCTGTAGAATAGCATAGCTCATGCTATATTCTAATTTCACAACACTAGAGAGATACAAAGGAACATCCACACACATAACACACTTTTCTGtaaaacaacaaagcctaaaagtAGCAAGAGTAACATATATGTATGATGATGAGCCAGAAGTTTTCGGTGTGTGTTTCAGTCACTGAAGTCTACACTTCCACTGCGTGAGCTGCTGCCATCACGGCTATGCAAAGAAAGGCCTCTCATGTGACCTGGTAAACCCGAGGAGGCACCATCGACTTTCTTCTCCTTGAAGAACTTTTCCCTCTCAACGTGTTTTGAAGGTGGTGGTGGGATCACAACAGGCGGGGACTGTGAATGGCTATGGCTATGGCTATGGCTATCACCACCACCGCGTGATGATGCCTCTGATGGTAAAGGACGAATGAGTGGACGGTTGAGTCTTTCGTTATGGATTGCTGATCCAAGTAAGGCTTGTGGAGGTGATGGcttttcttcatcttcaggCATTGCTCTAGCTTTCCCTTTTCGCAATCTGCCAGGAGCATCAATAGTAAACCTTAGGAGGCAAGCAGCTTAGTGGTTTCAAATTTTAGAGAGTGAGCAATGCAGAGGGACAAGACAGACCTTCTGAATAACTGCTCAGGCTCCTCTTCCTCATCCTCATCTTCAAGATTAAGATGGTTTGGATTAGAGATAGAGCTGTTCGGTTTGGTATTTGCATTAGAACCGTTTGAGATAGGATGACTAGGTTCGAGATTATTGGAACGATAACCATTGGATGCAGCAGTAGACCTGCCTGGCCCTGTGAATCTACCAGAGAGTAAGTCTTCATGTCTATTAAGAATTCTCTGAAGTTGTTCATTCAATTCAATTGCTTGAGAAACTGCTCTTTCATCCCTGCAACAAACAAGCCGTTCTActtgagaaagaaagaaaattgcTTTTTAACATGTCAACAAAAGCAAGAGAGAGACGGAAACTTGCCTAGATGTCATGACGAGGTGCATTACACGCTCTTTCTGAAATGAGCATTGCTCTACAAGATCAAGAGTAAACTCATCTTTTGCTCCCTAATTGGATCAAACTCTAGTTATCACTCAGGCTAAGAGATCAACAAGAGAAACGAAGTCATGGAGGTACATTGTATATATACCTCAGGATTATGAGAATCAACTGCGTCAAGGACTTCCTTCAAAACTTCTAATGCAGCACTAGCTTTTTGCAAGATGCTACAAGCAAAGAgataaaaaaagatttaagggatcttaaaattttaaggaAACATTTAGATTACTGACATGTGGGAGAAGAAGATACCTAGAAGGAGAAGCAGTTTGAGATTCTCGCTGCTGCTGAGTAGTAGGGGCAGTCCCCTCGTTTCTAGCAGATGCAAGTTGTTCATTGAGTGTATTTCTCGGAACCGCCTGTGCAGTAACCACGACTGGTGGGGTGGAACTAGGTCTCTGAGGAAATTGAACTCCTGCGTTCTGGAGGTAAACAGAAAAGCAGTCGGTCTTGGAAAAAAAGATCCACACGGAACTAGAATGTTTCTTTGCTCTCAAACTTACTTACCACTAAATCATTGTATGCAGTATAGTACTGGGGGAACTTCCCTGAAGCGCCACCAAGAGAGGTTTGAGTTGCGTTAAGAAGGAGAAATATCCTCTCTCTTACAGGCAAATCCGTCTAAAGAGAGTGGTAGAAAGACACCATAAAATTAAGCAGCTTTAACTCTCAAATTTTTTGGTATAGATGTTAACATGAAGAAACAGAGATGGGAACATACTTTTTTCTTTACTATCTTAACAAGTGTAGGGAGTACACCTGTATCTATAACCTGCTTATGAATATTTTCTCCAATATTATTCATCAACATCTCCAGCAACTGAAATTATCATCAAAAATAATAAGTCTCAATATCAGAACGTTCAAAGGCATGTGCCATTCTCCTAGATAGATTTAGACCAGGAACCTTACCTGGACAGTATATAGTTGAGTGTTTGGGTTCTTGCTCCCCAAGCGTTTTTTGATAGCTTTAATAACATCTTTTGCTTGCCTATTTACAAAATCAGAACTGATTATTAACAGATGAAAAATGCTAAGACGACACTAAAGTAATGTGCCTACTTATTTATAGTTATCATATAATCCTTGAAGGTGATTAAACATCAAAACAATAGTTAAGAAAGAGTTGGGTGAAAATGCAGCGAAGAGTCACGGTTATAGTATAAGAAAGATTAGAGATGATATGGCTAC is part of the Raphanus sativus cultivar WK10039 chromosome 5, ASM80110v3, whole genome shotgun sequence genome and harbors:
- the LOC108858777 gene encoding WD repeat-containing protein 26 homolog, giving the protein MIFLSMYVYCMLKLIARKLKDLNFFDTLHAGWMIASLASISSTPPSSTFSYNGKYLASSSKDNSAIIWEINAEGGEFSRKHKLEGHEKPVVLVLWSPDDKQVVTCGENEVIKRWDVGPSGQCLQTYGTVDVGSVSCGWLHDGSGIIGAMADRRIYLWNLDGSEIEHVQGRSGHKLSEVAMTSDGKWLVSVGKEHNEISLFDREARDDEKVIVVDNMVTSFSFSRDSKYLLVNLITQEIQVWMIDGGGEVACKVSELKGHKRRRFVIRSCFGGYDENFIASGSEDSQVYIWHRGFEREPCCVLSGHGGAVNCVSWNPTDLHMLASGSDDKTIRIWGLDDE
- the LOC108863201 gene encoding serine/threonine-protein kinase SRK2H, translated to MDKYEVVKDLGAGNFGVARLLRHKETKELVAMKYIERGRKIDENVAREIINHRSLRHPNIIRFKEVVLTPTHLAIVMEYASGGELFERICNAGRFSEAEARYFFQQLICGVDYCHSLQICHRDLKLENTLLDGSPAPLLKICDFGYSKSSLLHSRPKSTVGTPAYIAPEVLSRREYDGKNADVWSCGVTLYVMLVGGYPFEDPDDPRNFRKTIQRIMAVQYKIPDYVHISQECKHLLSRIFVTNPAKRITLKEIKKHPWFLKNLPKELTDSAQAAYYKRDNPSFSLQSVEDIMKIVGEARNPAPSSSAVKGFDEDDEDVEEEEEEEEEDDDEEEEEEDEYEKHVKEAHKSQESSKA
- the LOC108863200 gene encoding TOM1-like protein 5, which codes for MASELVSCATSEKLTDVDWGKNIEICELAARDERQAKDVIKAIKKRLGSKNPNTQLYTVQLLEMLMNNIGENIHKQVIDTGVLPTLVKIVKKKTDLPVRERIFLLLNATQTSLGGASGKFPQYYTAYNDLVNAGVQFPQRPSSTPPVVVTAQAVPRNTLNEQLASARNEGTAPTTQQQRESQTASPSSILQKASAALEVLKEVLDAVDSHNPEGAKDEFTLDLVEQCSFQKERVMHLVMTSRDERAVSQAIELNEQLQRILNRHEDLLSGRFTGPGRSTAASNGYRSNNLEPSHPISNGSNANTKPNSSISNPNHLNLEDEDEEEEPEQLFRRLRKGKARAMPEDEEKPSPPQALLGSAIHNERLNRPLIRPLPSEASSRGGGDSHSHSHSHSQSPPVVIPPPPSKHVEREKFFKEKKVDGASSGLPGHMRGLSLHSRDGSSSRSGSVDFSD
- the LOC108863146 gene encoding pyruvate kinase, cytosolic isozyme, whose translation is MSNIDIEGILKELPDDGRTPKTKIVCTLGPASRSVPMIEKLLRAGMNVARFNFSHGSHEYHQETLDNLREAMQNTGILAAVMLDTKGPEIRTGFLKDGNPIQLKEGQEITISTDYEIKGDEKTISMSYKKLPVDVQPGHTILCADGSISLAVLSCDPESGTVRCRCENTAMLGERKNVNLPGVVVDLPTLTEKDVEDILKWGVPNKIDMIALSFVRKGSDLVNVRKVLGSHSKSIMLMSKVENQEGVLNFDEILRETDAFMVARGDLGMEIPIEKIFLAQKMMIYKCNLAGKPVVTATQMLESMIKSPRPTRAEATDVANAVLDGTDCVMLSGESAAGAYPEIAVKTMAKICIEAESSLDYNTIFKEMIRATPLPMSTLESLASSAVRTANKARAKLIIVLTRGGTTAKLVAKYRPAVPILSVVVPVFTSDTFNWSCSDESPARHSLIYRGLVPVLAEGSAKATDNESTEEIIESALKSATEKGLCNHGDAVVALHRIGAASVIKICVVK